One window from the genome of Alosa alosa isolate M-15738 ecotype Scorff River chromosome 15, AALO_Geno_1.1, whole genome shotgun sequence encodes:
- the scn2b gene encoding sodium channel subunit beta-2 — translation MPCNSQSRNKCWTSAVNLGYVGLVLVLAGGASAMDVLVANQITALNGTKVKISCTFTSCYKVENSKFAMNWSYQETANDTRDIFMIFHKNKMQPTGMRFGDRVAFVGNVEKNDLSVTLEDVQISDEGLYHCWVHNPPDRVLGLGTIELVVVTELPPPRDTTIAVVIGASVGGILALLILSMVVVKCVRRHRKQELISDEQKMEEEGKLDPEGGTEEGTKNIYSLPEDVY, via the exons ATGCCTTGTAACTCGCAATCGCGAAACAAATGCTGGACATCAGCTGTCAACTTAGGCTATGTAGGACTGGTGCTTGTCTTGG CTGGAGGGGCCTCTGCTATGGATGTGCTGGTAGCCAATCAGATCACAGCGCTCAACGGAACCAAGGTCAAAATCTCCTGCACGTTCACATCCTGTTACAAGGTGGAAAACAGCAAGTTTGCCATGAACTGGAGCTACCAAGAGACAGCCAATGACACCAGGGATATT tTCATGATCTTTCATAAGAACAAGATGCAGCCGACCGGCATGCGGTTTGGGGACCGGGTGGCGTTCGTGGGGAACGTGGAGAAGAACGATCTGTCGGTCACCCTGGAGGACGTGCAGATCTCCGACGAGGGCTTGTACCACTGCTGGGTGCACAACCCACCGGACCGCGTGCTGGGCCTCGGGACCATCGAGCTCGTTGTGGTGACAGAAC TGCCGCCCCCTCGGGACACGACCATCGCCGTGGTGATCGGCGCGTCGGTGGGGGGCATCCTGGCCCTGCTCATCCTCTCCATGGTGGTGGTGAAGTGCGTGCGTCGCCACCGGAAACAGGAGCTCATCTCCGACGAGcagaagatggaggaggagggcaagCTGGACCCGGAGGGGGGCACGGAGGAGGGCACCAA AAATATATATTCCCTGCCTGAAGATGTATATTGA